One segment of Synchiropus splendidus isolate RoL2022-P1 chromosome 4, RoL_Sspl_1.0, whole genome shotgun sequence DNA contains the following:
- the si:dkeyp-92c9.2 gene encoding cyclin-dependent kinase 5 activator 1 translates to MGTVLSLSPDSRKSGYYDTRPGSLSHYPSYSSRSLNTQKDRGLKRGQSIFLPALTWKKLVASTKKKSQSKKAPPGPVLLADPLNNNHIYHKDPVLHLNRENVKKSLSCANLSSYECPAGLGLGYGLGLNQGLGYGYTKTQQVSSVKKVPQGTLPSSPKRVIVQASTSELLRCLGEFLCCRCYRLKHLSPADPVLWLRAVDRSLLLQGWQDQAFVTPANVVFVYMLCRDVVDGDLVASEHELQAILLTCLYLSYSYMGNEISYPLKPFLVEAGKDAFWDRCLAIINATSAKMLRINADPHFFTQVFAELKSEGVCSPQDYSRVLDR, encoded by the coding sequence ATGGGGACGGTGCTGTCTTTGTCACCTGACTCGAGGAAGTCGGGCTACTACGACACCAGGCCGGGATCCCTCAGCCACTACCCGAGCTACAGCAGTCGCTCTCTGAACACTCAGAAGGACCGCGGCCTGAAGAGAGGACAGTCCATCTTCCTCCCGGCGCTCACATGGAAGAAGCTGGTGGCCTCCACGAAGAAGAAGAGCCAATCCAAGAAAGCTCCTCCAGGCCCAGTGCTCCTCGCTGACCCTCTCAATAACAACCACATCTACCATAAAGACCCTGTGCTCCACCTCAAccgtgaaaatgtgaaaaagtcTCTATCGTGTGCCAACCTGTCTAGTTACGAGTGCCCAGCAGGTCTGGGTCTAGGCTACGGCCTTGGGTTGAACCAGGGTCTTGGATACGGCTACACTAAGACTCAGCAGGTTTCTTCTGTGAAAAAGGTCCCCCAGGGGACCCTGCCATCGTCCCCGAAGCGAGTGATCGTGCAAGCGTCGACGAGTGAACTCCTCCGCTGCTTGGGGGAGTTCCTGTGTTGCCGGTGTTATCGCCTCAAGCACCTCTCCCCCGCTGATCCGGTCCTGTGGCTGCGCGCTGTGGACcgctcgctgctgctgcagggctgGCAGGACCAAGCCTTCGTGACGCCGGCCAACGTCGTCTTCGTCTACATGCTGTGCCGGGACGTGGTGGACGGCGACCTGGTGGCCTCGGAGCACGAACTGCAGGCCATCCTGCTGACATGCCTCTACCTGTCCTACTCCTACATGGGCAATGAGATCTCGTACCCGCTCAAGCCTTTCCTGGTGGAAGCAGGCAAGGATGCCTTCTGGGACCGCTGCCTGGCCATCATCAACGCCACCAGCGCAAAGATGCTGCGCATCAATGCCGACCCGCACTTCTTCACGCAAGTATTCGCGGAGCTCAAGAGCGAAGGAGTCTGTAGTCCCCAAGACTATAGCCGAGTGCTGGACCGGTGA